The following coding sequences lie in one Musa acuminata AAA Group cultivar baxijiao chromosome BXJ1-8, Cavendish_Baxijiao_AAA, whole genome shotgun sequence genomic window:
- the LOC135588936 gene encoding uncharacterized protein LOC135588936 produces MEGSELLQSVTPSENVDSSDLCEPLEVREEDDTKPSCGRGSGDFASEKREGSASGGGKRLFDIIQQVRNADGDSGNGSRWRSLTDSLRRAGAALTAVSSSQPCPISDPEVAVSICRNPVVSRNVSIRNPYPISDPELVVSSRSNTVRCRSVSLSVSVRNSEPPVQEPMAVAVAAEEPPAVSKEISGGHKTYPGDTDDSWAPAAAPSKEEEEEEEEEEEEEQPAKMSLMALLEQTDMQWGGSEEELEAEEEEEEEEEEVAQDKPDGGGDGMLYVCCVCMVRHKGAAFIPCGHTFCRLCSRELWVSRGNCPLCNGYILEILDIF; encoded by the coding sequence ATGGAAGGGAGCGAGCTACTGCAAAGTGTGACGCCCTCGGAGAACGTCGATTCCTCTGATCTCTGTGAACCCCTCGAGGTCCGGGAGGAGGATGACACGAAGCCATCCTGCGGCCGAGGCAGCGGCGACTTCGCGAGCGAGAAGAGGGAAGGCTCCGCCTCGGGCGGCGGAAAGAGGCTGTTTGACATCATCCAGCAGGTGCGCAACGCGGATGGGGATTCCGGCAACGGCTCCAGGTGGAGGTCGCTGACGGACAGCCTCCGCCGCGCCGGTGCGGCTTTGACGGCGGTGTCCTCCAGCCAACCGTGTCCGATCTCCGACCCCGAGGTCGCCGTTTCCATCTGCCGCAATCCCGTCGTTTCCCGCAACGTCTCCATTAGGAACCCTTACCCCATCTCGGACCCCGAGCTCGTCGTCTCGTCCCGCTCCAACACCGTCCGCTGCCGCTCCGTTTCGCTCTCGGTCTCCGTTAGGAACTCCGAGCCTCCCGTCCAAGAACCCATGGCCGTAGCCGTAGCGGCGGAGGAACCGCCCGCCGTCAGCAAAGAAATCAGCGGCGGCCATAAGACCTATCCGGGCGACACCGACGATTCCTGGGCGCCGGCTGCTGCACcatcaaaggaagaagaggaggaggaggaagaggaagaagaggaggagcagCCGGCTAAGATGTCCCTGATGGCGTTGCTGGAGCAGACGGATATGCAATGGGGCGGTAGCGAGGAGGAGTTAgaggcggaggaagaggaggaggaggaggaggaggaagtggcGCAGGATAAGCCGGATGGTGGCGGGGATGGGATGTTGTACGTCTGCTGCGTATGCATGGTGCGGCACAAGGGGGCGGCGTTCATCCCCTGCGGCCACACATTTTGCCGGCTCTGCTCCCGGGAGCTCTGGGTCAGCCGCGGCAACTGTCCCCTCTGCAATGGCTACATTCTCGAGATCCTCGACATCTTCTAA
- the LOC135587259 gene encoding small ubiquitin-related modifier 2-like, protein MSGPGQEEDKKPADQSAHINLKVKGQDGNEVFFRIKRSTQLKKLMNAYCDRQSVDFNAIAFLFDGRRLRGEQTPDELEMEDGDEIDAMLHQTGGGLPSA, encoded by the exons ATGTCGGGGCCAGGGCAAGAGGAGGATAAGAAGCCGGCGGATCAGTCGGCTCACATCAATCTCAAGGTCAAGGGACAG GATGGAAATGAGGTCTTCTTTAGGATCAAGCGCAGCACTCAGCTGAAGAAGCTCATGAATGCCTACTGCGATCGCCAGTCCGTGGACTTCAATGCCATTGCTTTCTTGTTTGACGGCCGTAGACTACGGGGGGAACAGACTCCTGATGAA CTTGAAATGGAAGATGGGGATGAGATTGATGCGATGTTGCACCAAACCGGCGGTGGCCTGCCAAGTGCGTAG
- the LOC135582540 gene encoding uncharacterized protein LOC135582540 isoform X4: protein MADVYSMNTLGPSRKGTRRHAREGVSRKMVLNLDLNSPPVECQLPEGTSGCRHPRISRGTSISVDPQSGNPTGRQQGSSAPSNDCLNGGLIDVELIEDDVVILSSPRGEQVVRSSLNTSNKRYKSSTSTAVTSYDLYLGLEEDYNSKRKNMMKSKLEPAEVIRKEPAFTCPVCMDALVEAASTICGHIFCLKCIKASIQAQKKCPTCRRKLTKNNFHRVYLPFSD from the exons ATGGCTGACGTATATAGCATGAACACGCTTGGACCATCGAGGAAAGGTACAAGGAGGCACGCGAGGGAAGGTGTCAGTCGTAAGATGGTTCTGAATTTGGACCTCAACTCTCCTCCGGTGGAGTGCCAGCTTCCTGAGGGGACTTCCGGTTGTAGACATCCACGGATTTCTCGAGGAACATCTATTTCCGTTGATCCTCAGTCGGGTAATCCGACCGGACGGCAGCAAGGGTCTTCTGCGCCATCAAACGATTGTTTAAATGGTGGTTTGATTGATGTAGAGCTGATAGAGGATGACGTCGTGATTCTCTCTTCCCCGAGAG GCGAACAAGTGGTCAGATCATCTTTGAACACCAGCAACAAACGGTATAAAAGTTCGACAAGCACGGCAGTTACTAGTTATGATCTTTATCTTGGTTTGGAAGAGGACTACAATTCCAAG AGGAAGAATATGATGAAGTCTAAACTAGAGCCTGCGGAGGTAATTAGGAAGGAACCTGCCTTCACCTGCCCTGTCTGCATGGATGCATTGGTGGAGGCAGCATCAACCATCTGTGGCCATATTTTCTGTCTAAAGTGCATAAAGGCCTCCATTCAGGCACAGAAGAAATGCCCAACCTGTAGAAGGAAACTCACTAAGAACAATTTTCATCGTGTTTATCTTCCATTTTCCGATTGA
- the LOC135582540 gene encoding uncharacterized protein LOC135582540 isoform X3, with protein MVLNLDLNSPPVECQLPEGTSGCRHPRISRGTSISVDPQSGNPTGRQQGSSAPSNDCLNGGLIDVELIEDDVVILSSPRGLPLRRNHSRRDHPVTVVLDEDPETNLRRSGEQVVRSSLNTSNKRYKSSTSTAVTSYDLYLGLEEDYNSKRKNMMKSKLEPAEVIRKEPAFTCPVCMDALVEAASTICGHIFCLKCIKASIQAQKKCPTCRRKLTKNNFHRVYLPFSD; from the exons ATGGTTCTGAATTTGGACCTCAACTCTCCTCCGGTGGAGTGCCAGCTTCCTGAGGGGACTTCCGGTTGTAGACATCCACGGATTTCTCGAGGAACATCTATTTCCGTTGATCCTCAGTCGGGTAATCCGACCGGACGGCAGCAAGGGTCTTCTGCGCCATCAAACGATTGTTTAAATGGTGGTTTGATTGATGTAGAGCTGATAGAGGATGACGTCGTGATTCTCTCTTCCCCGAGAGGTCTTCCCCTG AGGAGGAACCACTCCAGAAGAGACCACCCTGTGACAGTGGTTCTAGATGAAGATCCGGAGACAAATTTGAGACGATCAG GCGAACAAGTGGTCAGATCATCTTTGAACACCAGCAACAAACGGTATAAAAGTTCGACAAGCACGGCAGTTACTAGTTATGATCTTTATCTTGGTTTGGAAGAGGACTACAATTCCAAG AGGAAGAATATGATGAAGTCTAAACTAGAGCCTGCGGAGGTAATTAGGAAGGAACCTGCCTTCACCTGCCCTGTCTGCATGGATGCATTGGTGGAGGCAGCATCAACCATCTGTGGCCATATTTTCTGTCTAAAGTGCATAAAGGCCTCCATTCAGGCACAGAAGAAATGCCCAACCTGTAGAAGGAAACTCACTAAGAACAATTTTCATCGTGTTTATCTTCCATTTTCCGATTGA
- the LOC135582540 gene encoding uncharacterized protein LOC135582540 isoform X2, translated as MNTLGPSRKGTRRHAREGVSRKMVLNLDLNSPPVECQLPEGTSGCRHPRISRGTSISVDPQSGNPTGRQQGSSAPSNDCLNGGLIDVELIEDDVVILSSPRGLPLRRNHSRRDHPVTVVLDEDPETNLRRSGEQVVRSSLNTSNKRYKSSTSTAVTSYDLYLGLEEDYNSKRKNMMKSKLEPAEVIRKEPAFTCPVCMDALVEAASTICGHIFCLKCIKASIQAQKKCPTCRRKLTKNNFHRVYLPFSD; from the exons ATGAACACGCTTGGACCATCGAGGAAAGGTACAAGGAGGCACGCGAGGGAAGGTGTCAGTCGTAAGATGGTTCTGAATTTGGACCTCAACTCTCCTCCGGTGGAGTGCCAGCTTCCTGAGGGGACTTCCGGTTGTAGACATCCACGGATTTCTCGAGGAACATCTATTTCCGTTGATCCTCAGTCGGGTAATCCGACCGGACGGCAGCAAGGGTCTTCTGCGCCATCAAACGATTGTTTAAATGGTGGTTTGATTGATGTAGAGCTGATAGAGGATGACGTCGTGATTCTCTCTTCCCCGAGAGGTCTTCCCCTG AGGAGGAACCACTCCAGAAGAGACCACCCTGTGACAGTGGTTCTAGATGAAGATCCGGAGACAAATTTGAGACGATCAG GCGAACAAGTGGTCAGATCATCTTTGAACACCAGCAACAAACGGTATAAAAGTTCGACAAGCACGGCAGTTACTAGTTATGATCTTTATCTTGGTTTGGAAGAGGACTACAATTCCAAG AGGAAGAATATGATGAAGTCTAAACTAGAGCCTGCGGAGGTAATTAGGAAGGAACCTGCCTTCACCTGCCCTGTCTGCATGGATGCATTGGTGGAGGCAGCATCAACCATCTGTGGCCATATTTTCTGTCTAAAGTGCATAAAGGCCTCCATTCAGGCACAGAAGAAATGCCCAACCTGTAGAAGGAAACTCACTAAGAACAATTTTCATCGTGTTTATCTTCCATTTTCCGATTGA
- the LOC135582540 gene encoding uncharacterized protein LOC135582540 isoform X1 produces MADVYSMNTLGPSRKGTRRHAREGVSRKMVLNLDLNSPPVECQLPEGTSGCRHPRISRGTSISVDPQSGNPTGRQQGSSAPSNDCLNGGLIDVELIEDDVVILSSPRGLPLRRNHSRRDHPVTVVLDEDPETNLRRSGEQVVRSSLNTSNKRYKSSTSTAVTSYDLYLGLEEDYNSKRKNMMKSKLEPAEVIRKEPAFTCPVCMDALVEAASTICGHIFCLKCIKASIQAQKKCPTCRRKLTKNNFHRVYLPFSD; encoded by the exons ATGGCTGACGTATATAGCATGAACACGCTTGGACCATCGAGGAAAGGTACAAGGAGGCACGCGAGGGAAGGTGTCAGTCGTAAGATGGTTCTGAATTTGGACCTCAACTCTCCTCCGGTGGAGTGCCAGCTTCCTGAGGGGACTTCCGGTTGTAGACATCCACGGATTTCTCGAGGAACATCTATTTCCGTTGATCCTCAGTCGGGTAATCCGACCGGACGGCAGCAAGGGTCTTCTGCGCCATCAAACGATTGTTTAAATGGTGGTTTGATTGATGTAGAGCTGATAGAGGATGACGTCGTGATTCTCTCTTCCCCGAGAGGTCTTCCCCTG AGGAGGAACCACTCCAGAAGAGACCACCCTGTGACAGTGGTTCTAGATGAAGATCCGGAGACAAATTTGAGACGATCAG GCGAACAAGTGGTCAGATCATCTTTGAACACCAGCAACAAACGGTATAAAAGTTCGACAAGCACGGCAGTTACTAGTTATGATCTTTATCTTGGTTTGGAAGAGGACTACAATTCCAAG AGGAAGAATATGATGAAGTCTAAACTAGAGCCTGCGGAGGTAATTAGGAAGGAACCTGCCTTCACCTGCCCTGTCTGCATGGATGCATTGGTGGAGGCAGCATCAACCATCTGTGGCCATATTTTCTGTCTAAAGTGCATAAAGGCCTCCATTCAGGCACAGAAGAAATGCCCAACCTGTAGAAGGAAACTCACTAAGAACAATTTTCATCGTGTTTATCTTCCATTTTCCGATTGA
- the LOC135587261 gene encoding oleoyl-acyl carrier protein thioesterase 1, chloroplastic-like, producing MAEMLRFCAAAGLIRYSDAAVAAAECRGRRRWAAVRCSSRAIPGQEAADVAAASRLVAGVGAAGGAEGKGLAERLRLGSLVPDGLSYKESFVVRCYEVGINKTATVETIANLLQEVGCNHAQSVGFSTDGFATTPTMRKLRLIWVTSRMHIEIYKYPAWGDVVEIETWCQGEGRIGTRRDWILKDLATGEVIGRATSKWVMMNQDTRKLQRVSDEVREEYLVFCPRTPRLSFPEENNGSLKKIPKLADPAQYSRLGLVPRRADLDMNQHVNNVTYIGWVLESMPQEIIDTHELQTITLDYRRECQHDDAVDSLTSSEFAENGSTNGIATTKPHDQELQQFLHFLKSSGTGLEINRGRTEWRKLIR from the exons ATGGCGGAGATGCTGCGATTCTGCGCGGCGGCGGGCCTTATCAGGTACAGCGacgcggcggtggcggcggccgaATGCCGCGGCCGGAGGAGGTGGGCGGCGGTTCGGTGCTCCTCCAGAGCGATCCCCGGGCAGGAGGCGGCGGACGTGGCAGCGGCGTCGAGGCTAGTCGCCGGGGTGGGGGCGGCGGGCGGGGCAGAAGGCAAGGGGCTGGCGGAGCGGTTGCGCCTGGGGAGTCTGGTGCCGGATGGGCTGTCGTATAAGGAGAGCTTCGTAGTGCGGTGCTACGAGGTGGGGATCAACAAGACGGCTACCGTGGAGACGATCGCCAATCTACTCCAG GAAGTAGGATGCAACCATGCACAGAGTGTGGGGTTCTCCACTGATGGATTTGCTACGACGCCTACCATGAGGAAGCTCCGCCTAATATGGGTGACTTCTCGCATGCACATTGAGATATACAAGTATCCTGCTTG GGGTGACGTGGTTGAGATAGAGACATGGTGCCAAGGGGAGGGAAGAATTGGAACCAGGCGTGATTGGATTCTCAAGGATTTGGCCACTGGTGAAGTAATTGGAAGAGCTACAAG CAAGTGGGTAATGATGAACCAAGACACACGGAAGCTTCAACGAGTAAGTGATGAAGTCAGGGAAGAATATCTTGTGTTTTGTCCAAGAACTCCTAG ATTATCATTTCCAGAAGAAAACAATGGCAGCCTGAAGAAAATTCCCAAGCTTGCAGATCCTGCTCAATATTCAAGATTAGGACTTGTG CCAAGAAGAGCTGATTTGGACATGAACCAACATGTAAACAATGTGACTTACATTGGATGGGTCCTTGAA AGCATGCCTCAAGAAATTATTGACACCCATGAGCTGCAGACAATCACTCTAGATTATAGGCGAGAATGCCAACATGACGATGCAGTGGATTCACTTACCAGTTCAGAATTTGCGGAAAATGGTAGCACAAATGGGATTGCCACCACAAAGCCACATGATCAGGAGCTCCAGCAGTTCTTGCATTTCTTGAAATCGTCTGGCACCGGTCTTGAAATAAATCGAGGCCGGACAGAGTGGAGGAAACTGATTCGTTAA